One window of the Doryrhamphus excisus isolate RoL2022-K1 chromosome 10, RoL_Dexc_1.0, whole genome shotgun sequence genome contains the following:
- the zdbf2 gene encoding DBF4-type zinc finger-containing protein 2, producing MWAESQQGPSGCAPCRRGYCACCQVHYKDLDQHLSSGRHLDRVAGSSGVTGSRGDETLLERFLRDVLLHHPRCSEDGRDSDSDFLSAPLLPTQLPDKDGSSSGTRHHLNDAEVGAGPLSRPEESGRGRPTPPVHRKAHRKTDRRKSAGSAKGPDAGTRPLRRAHHQSWRHRHLAAPKERTPEKEDTESFHVSAPLHTQSDSDWDSLVQVPDPRRPGMHATDISHLTDAQVHLMDPMYSRRLQAALRGELHAAPVLCGVPQNIPPSFRGKTWSQIEEEDEKKVEDLVRQFRRGRFVCYFDKESLDRSGRGQEDAGFLPLADTDGEAVRKRKYFRTASRCQVVKVSHSTQTARLVVPAVCQSTPEAPPAARPPAGVETTPRGQRQRLPHSYSPIVTPLQAATSVVYLLCSPTFPAPARKPAKRSRKRRQDLERPKVKYKSFPMRFYDPCGNRIIKNPPKDLKRSILHGPLPPCARKLFRSLSPDLNADRPSGEAASGSCGSKGPASSLRSHVMVSALSANPAPVRRRGVREARAASSSPATGRLRHKRPRRGRSRGGCEKAAE from the exons ATGTGGGCAGAGTCTCAGCAAGGGCCATCTGGATGCGCCCCGTGTCGGCGAGGGTACTGCGCCTGCTGCCAAGTCCACTACAAAGACCTGGATCAG CATCTGTCCAGTGGAAGACACCTGGATCGTGTCGCCGGCTCCTCCGGGGTCACCGGTAGCCGAGGTGATGAGACGCTACTGGAGCGCTTCCTGCGGGACGTCTTGTTGCACCACCCACGCTGCTCCGAGGATGGCAG GGACTCGGACTCGGACTTCCTGTCTGCTCCCCTTTTACCGACACAGCTGCCGGATAAAGATGGCTCCTCATCGGGCACTCGCCACCACCTGAACGATGCGGAAGTAGGTGCCGGTCCTCTCAGCCGACCGGAGGAGAGCGGTCGAGGTAGACCTACGCCCCCCGTGCACAGGAAAGCCCACAGGAAGACCGACAGGAGGAAAAGCGCAGGGTCCGCCAAGGGTCCAGATGCGGGAACGCGGCCCCTGCGTCGGGCACACCATCAAAGCTGGCGGCATCGGCACTTGGCGGCGCCCAAAGAGCGGACTCCTGAAAAG GAGGACACGGAGAGCTTCCACGTCAGCGCGCCTCTACACACGCAGAGCGACTCGGACTGGGACTCGCTGGTCCAG GTGCCTGACCCCCGGCGACCCGGCATGCACGCCACGGATATCAGCCACCTAACCGACGCTCAGGTCCACCTGATGGACCCGATGTACTCACGGCGGCTCCAGGCCGCCCTCCGCGGCGAGCTGCATGCGGCCCCGGTGCTTTGTGGCGTGCCGCAGAATATCCCGCCATCCTTCAGGGGCAAGACCTGGAGCCAGATTGAAGAGGAAGACGAGAAGAAGGTGGAGGACCTGGTCCGACAGTTCAGACGAGGTCGTTTTGTCTGCTACTTCGACAAAGAGTCACTagacag GAGTGGGCGTGGTCAGGAGGACGCGGGTTTCCTTCCTCTCGCCGACACGGACGGGGAGGCAGTGAGAAAGAGGAAGTACTTCAGGACGGCTTCCAGGTGTCAG GTGGTCAAAGTGAGTCACAGCACTCAGACCGCCCGCCTCGTCGTCCCCGCTGTCTGCCAATCGACGCCGGAGGCCCCTCCCGCCGCACGGCCTCCAGCGGGAGTGGAAACGACTCCCCGGGGGCAACGCCAGCGTCTTCCGCACTCCTACTCCCCCATCGTGACGCCGCTGCAGGCCGCCACATCCGTGGTCTACCTTCTCTGCTCGCCTACGTTTCCCGCCCCCGCCCGCAAGCCGGCGAAACGCAGCAGGAAGAGGCGGCAGGACCTTGAGCGCCCCAAGGTCAAATATAAATCCTTCCCCATGCGCTTCTACGACCCCTGCGGCAATCGCATCATCAAGAACCCCCCCAAAGATTTGAAACGTTCCATCCTCCACGGCCCCCTGCCGCCGTGCGCCCGTAAACTCTTCCGTAGTCTGAGCCCGGACCTGAACGCCGACCGACCTTCGGGGGAGGCGGCCTCGGGCTCTTGCGGAAGCAAGGGTCCCGCCTCATCCCTCCGCAGCCACGTCATGGTGAGTGCGCTCAGCGCCAACCCGGCGCCCGTCCGCAGACGGGGCGTGCGGGAAGCACGGGCCGCGTCCTCCTCGCCTGCGACGGGCAGGCTCCGTCACAAACGGCCACGACGAGGAAGGTCTCGGGGCGGCTGTGAGAAGGCGGCTGAGTAG
- the arl11 gene encoding ADP-ribosylation factor-like protein 11, with protein MGQTQTSKSPQVVLIGLDSAGKTTLLARLLTGQVVDTSPTIGFNVGSFYLDKKTWLTVWDIGGQKSMIPNWRYYLDDCKALVFMVDSSDPGRMPEAQKALKKVLSDERLQGVPLMVLANKADQPGAMSVQEISKQLGVSSYPQLLWEIQACSALQGVGLRQAFTSVAKLIKKNSGGVRRR; from the exons ATGGGTCAGACACAAACGTCCAAAAGTCCACAG GTGGTCCTGATTGGTTTAGATTCTGCTGGAAAGACGACGCTGCTGGCTCGACTGCTGACAGGACAG GTGGTGGACACGTCGCCAACCATCGGATTCAACGTGGGTTCTTTCTACTTGGACAAGAAGACATGGTTGACAGTTTGGGACATCGGAGGACAAAAGAGCATGATACCCAACTGGAG GTACTACCTGGATGATTGTAAGGCGCTGGTCTTCATGGTGGACAGTAGCGACCCCGGTCGGATGCCGGAGGCCCAGAAGGCATTGAAGAAGGTTCTGAGTGACGAAAGGCTACAAGGTGTTCCTCTGATGGTTCTTGCCAACAAGGCGGACCAGCCCGGTGCCATGAGCGTGCAAGAG ATCTCCAAGCAGCTGGGCGTGTCCAGCTACCCGCAGCTGCTGTGGGAGATTCAAGCATGCAGCGCTCTGCAAGGCGTCGGCTTGCGGCAGGCCTTCACTTCCGTGGCTAAACTCATCAAGAAGAACTCCGGCGGGGTCCGACGCAGATGA
- the eef1b2 gene encoding elongation factor 1-beta, whose translation MGFGDLNATSGLKVLNDFLSDRSYIEGYVPSQADVAVFEAVASSPPAELCHALRWFNHIKSYQSQKNSLPGVKKPLGQYGPVGVADTTASSVAPATTKDDDEDDDIDLFGSDEEDAETARLKEERVAAYAAKKAKKPALIAKSSILLDVKPWDDETDMAKLEECVRSIQMDGLVWGQSKLLPVGYGIKKLQINCVVEDDKVGTDILEEQITAFEDFVQSMDVAAFNKI comes from the exons ATGGGTTTCGGTGACCTGAACGCGACTTCAGGCCTCAAAGTGCTCAACGACTTCCTTTCGGATCGGAGCTACATTGAGGG GTATGTTCCGTCCCAAGCCGACGTTGCTGTCTTTGAGGCGGTGGCATCCTCACCCCCAGCCGAGCTTTGCCATGCACTCCGTTGGTTCAACCACATCAAGTCCTACCAGAGCCAGAAGAACAG ccttcCAGGTGTGAAGAAGCCATTGGGACAGTACGGGCCAGTGGGTGTGGCCGACACCACGGCGAGCTCTGTCGCCCCCGCCACCACAAAGgacgatgatgaggatgatgatatTGACCTGTTTGGCTCTGATGAG GAAGATGCAGAGACTGCTCGCTTAAAGGAGGAGCGTGTGGCAGCCTATGCAGCCAAGAAAGCAAAGA AACCTGCCCTCATTGCTAAATCGTCCATATTGCTGGATGTCAAGCCCTGGGACGATGAGACCGACATGGCAAAGTTAGAGGAGTGCGTCCGCAGCATCCAGATGGATGGACTCGTCTGGGGGCAGT CTAAACTGCTTCCTGTGGGTTACGGTATCAAGAAGCTGCAGATCAACTGTGTGGTGGAAGACGACAAG gtGGGCACTGACATTCTGGAGGAGCAAATTACCGCATTTGAAGATTTTGTTCAGTCAATGGATGTTGCTGCATTTAACAAAATCTGA
- the cavin2b gene encoding caveolae-associated protein 2b: protein MTSRGRHEGERHSPNTHTHCCHGPLRAELSTHKPKQSFQSFSRRTTFSRLMSDRAVRAPETMVTTDPHQIQDPVVPAQVQEQQDPLKEEKEREEPFSGTAGFDLEKMGQGPVNAITVLTLLDKLVNMLDVVQENQHKMEAHQVEMEGVVRGIQADMFKLSKSHSHTSNTVSKLLDKSRKLSVTMKEVRDKMERQGAQVRKLEANHAHLANRNGFKVLIFQEENEIPASVFVKDAPPFPRDEILEEGDELAPGVEGDQPSEGGLHTINLSSDEDVGLEDDVEEEIWPQDLENMEKSRAEKLKRSSMKKVDNLKKALSRQNIEKKMTKIGTKIVSAEQRERIKQKTASLKVSPLTFGIKKPRSKSDSQPPEEHLTQLEEAPVPEDHVQLPPMSGHDEGVTFTEIHQQMTPADEQQGEEEPAGPAEVSVTSEGVSEEYALSATLLQDPEPKQEPSASLEE from the exons ATGACTTCACGGGGAAGGCACGAGGGCGAGAGACATTCccccaatacacacacacactgttgtcatg GGCCGCTGAGGGCGGAGCTCAGCACACACAAACCCAAGCAAAGTTTCCAGTCTTTTTCACGCCGCACAACTTTTTCCCGTCTGATGAGCGACCGTGCCGTTCGGGCCCCCGAGACCATGGTGACAACCGACCCCCACCAGATCCAGGACCCGGTGGTCCCGGCCCAGGTCCAAGAGCAGCAGGACCCGTTGAAAGAAGAGAAGGAGCGAGAGGAGCCCTTCTCGGGCACGGCTGGATTTGACCTGGAGAAAATGGGCCAAGGCCCCGTCAACGCCATCACGGTGCTGACTTTGCTGGACAAGCTGGTCAACATGCTGGACGTGGTGCAGGAGAACCAGCACAAGATGGAG GCCCATCAGGTGGAGATGGAGGGCGTGGTCAGAGGGATCCAGGCCGATATGTTCAAACTGTCCAAGAGCCACAGCCACACCTCCAACACCGTCAGCAAACTGCTGGACAAGAGCCGCAAGCTTTCCGTCACCATGAAGGAG GTACGTGACAAGATGGAGCGCCAGGGCGCACAGGTCAGGAAGCTGGAGGCCAACCACGCCCACCTGGCCAACAGAAATGGCTTCAAAGTTCTCATCTTTCAG GAGGAGAACGAGATCCCCGCCAGTGTCTTTGTGAAGGATGCACCTCCATTCCCTCGCGATGAGATTCTGGAAGAAGGGGATGAACTTGCGCCAGGCGTGGAAGGAGATCAGCCCTCGGAGGGTGGACTCCATACCATCAACCTGTCATCTGACGAGGATGTGGGCCTGGAGGACGACGTGGAAGAGGAGATATGGCCTCAAGACTTGGAGAACATGGAGAAGTCCAGAGCTGAGAAGCTGAAACGCTCCAGTATGAAGAAG GTCGACAACCTGAAGAAAGCCTTGTCACGACAAAACATCGAGAAGAAGATGACAAAGATTGGAACCAAAATTGTTTCGGCTGAGCAACGAGAGAGGATCAAACAGAAAACCGCCAGCCTGAAGGTGTCCCCTCTGACCTTTGGCATCAAGAAG CCTCGCAGCAAGTCCGACTCACAGCCTCCTGAGGAACATCTCACTCAGTTGGAAGAGGCTCCGGTCCCAGAGGACCATGTCCAGCTGCCCCCGATGAGCGGCCACGATGAGGGGGTGACCTTCACGGAGATCCACCAGCAGATGACCCCAGCAGATGAACAGCAGGGTGAAGAGGAGCCAGCAGGCCCTGCAGAGGTCAGTGTGACTTCTGAAGGTGTGAGCGAGGAGTACGCTCTATCCGCCACGCTGCTGCAGGATCCGGAACCCAAGCAGGAGCCTTCAGCTTCTCTTGAGGAATAA